One window of the Nicotiana tabacum cultivar K326 chromosome 4, ASM71507v2, whole genome shotgun sequence genome contains the following:
- the LOC107830221 gene encoding uncharacterized protein LOC107830221, whose translation MDADERLTALKRAYADIILNTAKEAAARIMSSEQKAVRYKQELKVAKEEALGMLLRLKQMMDSKISEAELTSLSQQRKIEELEAQLQEAEDIVNDLRVDLREVQAELERVASSEEKEVQNLGKDDTATPVELPEENIVVLPPESQKEFLTISDTKAPNMKQNNQGSQSCSKMVQIGKPYVAGPDLPSIILRSKVPELYRNGCTQRIRACEGNLLDGDISVSKRENENGDGIDEGERICSAPNHKVDDAVNPEEEFQQADDLLSSWHLLKSFRRKRRRAVRNRKVDYSSPTSSSDHFLNVDKTSNTGGLRAHSSTAGDCPPDEDPSQVGQSLSIEKAEPDMKLGLTEMDGTELQSAETSGVLNATVRDELVMAKIDPPRQGSRYLESLEVPVYRTDLENISRQLFNSESKTSDANDEVPSQTVNDRVIKYTFQRKRKRESLSVLEENAPIKKISSKEINGEKQNDLEPNMSSSVTESSRDSRRVAQVARQLISLSEKKWWQ comes from the exons ATGGACGCCGACGAG AGACTGACGGCTTTGAAGAGGGCGTATGCGGATATAATACTGAACACGGCTAAGGAGGCGGCGGCGAGGATTATGTCGTCGGAACAGAAAGCTGTTAGGTATAAGCAGGAGCTCAAAGTGGCAAAAGAGGAGGCGCTTGGTATGCTGCTGCgtctcaaacaaatgatggattcTAAG ATTAGTGAAGCAGAGTTGACGTCCTTGAGTCAACAGAGGaagattgaagaacttgaagctCAACTTCAGGAAGCAGAAGATATTGTCAATGATCTCAGAGTAGATCTTAGAGAAGTTCAGGCTGAACTTGAGAGGGTGGCCAGCTCCGAAGAGAAGGAAGTACAGAACTTAGGGAAAGATGACACTGCTACTCCTGTAGAACTACCTGAGGAAAACATAGTTGTGTTGCCTCCAGAATCTCAGAAGGAGTTTTTGACAATTTCTGACACCAAGGCTCCGAATATGAAGCAGAACAATCAGGGCAGTCAGTCATGTAGCAAAATGGTTCAAATTGGAAAACCTTACGTTGCAGGTCCAGATTTACCCTCTATCATTTTGAGAAGCAAAGTGCCAGAGTTGTACCGAAATGGGTGTACGCAGAGAATTCGTGCTTGTGAAGGAAACCTTTTAGATGGAGATATATCTGTTTCCAAACGAGAAAATGAGAATGGTGATGGAATAGATGAAGGTGAAAGGATCTGTTCAGCACCTAATCATAAGGTTGATGATGCGGTTAATCCAGAGGAAGAGTTTCAACAAGCAGATGACTTGCTTAGCAGCTGGCACCTTTTGAAATCTTTTCGCCGGAAAAGAAGAAGAGCTGTGAGAAATAGGAAAGTCGATTATTCTTCACCAACAAGCAGTTCTGATCATTTCCTGAATGTTGATAAAACGTCGAACACTGGTGGCTTGAGAGCTCACTCCAGTACTGCTGGAGATTGTCCTCCTGATGAAGATCCTTCTCAGGTGGGACAGAGCTTGTCAATAGAAAAGGCTGAACCAGACATGAAGCTGGGATTGACTGAAATGGATGGAACTGAACTACAGTCTGCTGAAACTTCTGGCGTTCTAAATGCAACAGTCAGGGATGAGTTAGTGATGGCAAAGATAGATCCTCCAAGACAAGGAAGTAGATATTTAGAGAGTTTAGAAGTTCCTGTTTACAGAACCGATCTTGAAAACATTAGCCGTCAGTTATTTAACTCAGAGTCAAAGACATCTGATGCAAATGATGAGGTTCCTAGCCAAACTGTGAATGATAGAGTCATCAAATACACCTTTCAAAGAAAGAGGAAGAGAGAATCGTTGAGTGTATTAGAAGAGAATGCTCCAATCAAGAAGATCTCTTCAAAGGAAATAAATGGAGAGAAACAAAATGATCTGGAGCCAAATATGTCAAGTTCTGTGACAGAATCATCACGAGACAGTCGCCGAGTGGCACAGGTTGCACGGCAG CTAATTTCTTTGTCAGAGAAGAAGTGGTGGCAGTGA
- the LOC107830219 gene encoding TORTIFOLIA1-like protein 3, with the protein MSVQSKQNQNQTRDMKHRVLTCLHKLSDRDTHSAAASELESIAKTLSPETIPPFVSSIAATDSSDKSPVRKQCLRLISLLSEHHGDSLSPHLSKLLTAVVRRLRDPDSAVRAACVSACASISSHLTRPPFSSIIKPLLEALFTEQEMNAQIGAALCLAAAIEASPDPDIACLRKSLPRFEKLLKSESFKAKAALLTLIGSVIAVGGASSQQIVRNLVPYLVEFVSSDDWAARKASAEALQRLAVVEGDALSEFKASCLKTFEAKRFDKVKAVRETMNQMLEAWKGIPDLSDDGSPPPQSNSSSKEIASDGRYPPGLKTSRAVSSSTPSVKRPANKSSIADDSTPPAARKGRPLDSSEKKSSPAIFRKLDRKKPWKVEVSASHGSSGTIASEDDHQNKDGIKLGKDKLETHERPEVKRTLFSKITNETKNGVVKAGSRVVPYQDEISEATVVVSNGTGDLCRNPKDCEDLSLIRKQLVQIETQQSNLLELLQKFMGNSQNGMRSLETRVHGLELALDEISFDLAMSNGRMSKTNSAATCCKLPGAEFLTSKLWKRTEDRGATSHFSASGVASSAVGVISNEAGERFKLEHRRHRLHSSRGFIVNPLAEIHGDPQGISEPSIGGVSKNLRNGV; encoded by the exons ATGTCGGTCCAGAGTAAGCAGAACCAGAACCAAACACGTGACATGAAGCACCGAGTACTCACATGCCTCCACAAGCTTTCCGACCGGGACACGCATTCCGCGGCGGCTTCTGAACTCGAGTCCATTGCTAAAACCCTTTCCCCTGAAACAATTCCTCCTTTTGTTTCCTCCATTGCCGCCACCGATTCCTCCGATAAATCTCCAGTCCGTAAACAATGCCTCCGCCTCATCTCTCTTCTCTCCGAGCACCACGGCGATTCACTCTCTCCTCATCTCTCAAAGCTTCTCACCGCCGTCGTTCGCCGCCTCCGTGATCCTGATTCCGCCGTACGCGCCGCCTGCGTGTCTGCTTGTGCTTCCATTTCGTCGCACTTGACTAGACCTCCGTTCTCTTCCATTATCAAGCCGCTCCTGGAAGCGCTTTTCACGGAACAGGAGATGAACGCGCAGATCGGCGCCGCCTTGTGCTTGGCGGCAGCTATCGAGGCGTCGCCAGATCCGGATATTGCCTGTTTGAGGAAGTCGTTGCCGAGatttgagaagttgcttaaaagTGAGAGCTTCAAAGCGAAGGCAGCACTGCTTACGTTGATTGGCAGTGTGATCGCAGTGGGAGGAGCTTCTAGTCAGCAGATTGTGAGGAATTTGGTGCCGTACTTGGTTGAATTCGTGAGTAGTGATGATTGGGCGGCTAGGAAAGCCAGCGCTGAGGCTTTACAGAGGCTCGCGGTAGTCGAAGGAGACGCTCTATCCGAGTTCAAAGCCTCGTGCTTGAAGACTTTTGAAGCGAAACGATTCGATAAG GTAAAGGCAGTTAGGGAAACAATGAATCAAATGTTGGAGGCATGGAAGGGAATCCCTGATTTGTCTGATGATGGTTCCCCTCCTCCCCAGTCAAATTCCTCTTCCAAAG AAATTGCAAGTGATGGACGTTACCCACCTGGTTTGAAGACTTCCAGGGCTGTGAGCTCCAGTACTCCTAGTGTAAAAAGACCGGCTAACAAGTCTTCTATAGCAGATGATTCAACTCCTCCTGCTGCCCGGAAAGGTCGTCCTCTGGACAGTAGTGAAAAGAAATCAAGTCCAGCAATCTTTCGCAAACTTGATCGTAAGAAGCCATGGAAAGTTGAAGTTTCTGCTTCTCATGGTTCTTCTGGTACTATCGCTTCTGAGGATGATCACCAAAATAAAGATGGGATAAAGTTGGGCAAAGACAAGTTGGAAACACATGAAAGACCTGAAGTCAAACGGACTCTTTTCAGTAAGATCACTAATGAAACCAAGAATGGTGTGGTGAAGGCTGGATCTCGTGTGGTTCCGTATCAAGATGAGATATCAGAAGCTACTGTAGTTGTGAGTAATGGAACTGGAGATCTCTGTCGGAACCCAAAAGATTGTGAAGATCTCTCTCTGATCCGAAAACAACTGGTTCAAATTGAAACTCAGCAGTCCAATTTGTTAGAGCTTCTGCAG AAATTTATGGGGAACTCACAAAATGGCATGCGTTCTCTGGAGACACGTGTTCATGGTCTGGAGCTGGCATTAGATGAAATCTCATTTGACTTGGCTATGTCAAATGGAAGGATGTCAAAAACCAACTCTGCAGCCACGTGTTGCAAGCTACCAGGTGCAGAattcttgacttcaaaactttgGAAGAGAACAGAAGATCGCGGCGCAACTTCACACTTTTCTGCTTCTGGAGTAGCCTCATCAGCAGTAGGTGTTATAAGCAACGAAGCTGGTGAAAGATTTAAGTTGGAGCATAGGAGACATCGGCTCCATAGTAGTCGTGGGTTTATTGTGAACCCATTAGCTGAAATTCATGGTGACCCCCAAGGAATTTCTGAACCTTCGATCGGTGGAGTTTCAAAAAATTTGCGAAATGGTGTATGA